The following coding sequences lie in one Pan paniscus chromosome X, NHGRI_mPanPan1-v2.0_pri, whole genome shotgun sequence genomic window:
- the MAGEA10 gene encoding melanoma-associated antigen 10: MPRAPKRQRCMPEEDLQSQSETQGLEGAQAPLAVEEDASSSTSTSSSFPSSSSSSSSSCYPLIPSTPEEVSAADETPNPPQSAQIACSSPSVVASLPLDQSDEGFSSQKEESPSTLQALPDSESLPRSEIDEKVTDLVQFLLFKYQTKEPITKAEILESVIKNYEDHFPLLFSEASECMLLVFGIDVKEVDPTGHSFVLVTSLGLTYDGMLSDVQSMPKTGILILILSIIFIEGYCTPEEVIWEALNMMGLYDGMEHLIYGEPRKLLTQDWVQENYLEYRQVPGSDPARYEFLWGPRAHAEIRKMSLLKFLAKVNGSDPRSFPLWYEEALKDEEERAQDRIATTDDTTAMASASSSATGSFSYPE; this comes from the coding sequence ATGCCTCGAGCTCCAAAGCGTCAGCGCTGCATGCCTGAAGAAGATCTTCAATCCCAAAGTGAGACACAGGGCCTCGAGGGTGCACAGGCTCCCCTGGCTGTGGAGGAGGATGCTTCATCATCCACTTCCACCAGctcctcttttccctcctcctcctcttcctcctcctcctcctgctatCCTCTAATACCAAGCACCCCAGAGGAGGTTTCTGCTGCTGATGAGACACCAAATCCTCCCCAGAGTGCTCAGATAGCCTGCTCCTCCCCCTCGGTCGTTGCTTCCCTTCCATTAGATCAATCTGATGAGGGCTTCAGCAGCCAAAAGGAGGAGAGTCCAAGCACCCTACAGGCCCTGCCAGACAGTGAGTCTTTACCCAGAAGTGAGATAGATGAAAAGGTGACTGATTTGGTGCAGTTCCTGCTCTTCAAGTATCAAACGAAGGAGCCGATCACAAAGGCAGAAATACTGGAGAGTGTcataaaaaattatgaagacCACTTCCCTTTGTTGTTTAGTGAAGCCTCCGAGTGCATGCTGCTGGTCTTTGGCATTGATGTAAAGGAAGTGGATCCCACTGGCCACTCCTTTGTCCTTgtcacctccctgggcctcacctATGATGGGATGCTGAGTGATGTCCAGAGCATGCCCAAGACTGGCATTCTCATACTTATCCTAAGCATAATCTTCATAGAGGGCTACTGCACCCCTGAGGAGGTCATCTGGGAAGCACTGAATATGATGGGGCTGTATGATGGGATGGAGCACCTCATTTATGGGGAGCCCAGGAAGCTGCTCACCCAAGATTGGGTGCAGGAAAACTACCTGGAGTACCGGCAGGTGCCTGGCAGTGATCCTGCACGGTATGAGTTTCTGTGGGGTCCAAGGGCTCATGCTGAAATTAGGAAGATGAGTCTCCTGAAATTTTTGGCCAAGGTAAATGGGAGTGATCCAAGATCCTTCCCACTGTGGTATGAGGAGGCTTTGAAAGATGAGGAAGAGAGAGCCCAGGACAGAATTGCCACCACAGATGATACTACTGCCATGGCCAGTGCAAGTTCTAGCGCTACAGGTAGCTTCTCCTACCCTGAATAA